In Finegoldia magna ATCC 53516, a genomic segment contains:
- a CDS encoding XdhC family protein, with protein sequence MQNDVLLEMYKSLEDGYKCMMVTLFKNRGSVPGKQGNIMAVREDGKTFGTVGGGAIEHQVIKDSIENLKKDSDFEFDYVLNEGEKVSMSCGGRASGFGKVFFPKPTLIIFGAGHCSQKLARIATLTNFEVVVVDDRDEFIYNEDFSNIKKYINKEIEDSIDDLRFTPDTFIISATRDHKHDEEVAFNILYKPHKYFGMLGSKKKAETLKRNLVERNVDKNLVDSINVPVGLDIDDGSVEEIAISIMSQILKVKNGK encoded by the coding sequence ATGCAAAATGATGTTTTGTTAGAAATGTACAAATCTTTGGAAGACGGATATAAATGTATGATGGTAACATTGTTTAAAAATAGAGGTTCAGTTCCTGGTAAACAAGGAAATATTATGGCTGTTCGTGAGGATGGAAAAACTTTCGGAACTGTAGGCGGTGGTGCTATCGAACACCAAGTAATCAAAGATTCCATTGAAAACTTAAAAAAAGATAGTGACTTCGAATTTGATTATGTTCTGAATGAGGGAGAGAAGGTTAGTATGAGTTGTGGAGGTAGAGCTAGTGGTTTTGGTAAAGTGTTTTTCCCAAAACCAACGTTGATTATTTTCGGAGCAGGACATTGTTCGCAAAAACTAGCTAGAATTGCAACTTTAACTAATTTTGAAGTAGTAGTTGTAGATGATAGGGATGAGTTCATTTACAATGAAGATTTTTCTAATATTAAAAAATATATCAATAAAGAAATCGAGGATTCTATAGATGATTTGAGATTTACCCCTGATACTTTTATAATATCTGCAACTAGAGATCATAAACACGATGAAGAAGTTGCTTTTAATATTTTGTACAAACCTCATAAATACTTCGGAATGTTAGGCTCAAAGAAAAAAGCAGAAACTTTAAAACGAAACTTGGTAGAAAGAAATGTAGACAAAAACTTAGTCGACAGTATTAATGTTCCCGTAGGACTTGATATTGATGATGGATCTGTAGAAGAAATAGCTATTTCGATAATGTCTCAAATTCTGAAAGTGAAAAACGGCAAATAA
- a CDS encoding Fur family transcriptional regulator encodes MKNEILLQNGLKVTKARKLIISILEKSEQPISAEDLYEIFKKKEDSNLSTIYRNLKILKNKEIVEVVCEIDGISYYRLKGKKHKHSIICESCGKIIPIDHCPVEKIEMDLEDKTGFKIDSHSLEFRGICPDCQNKNE; translated from the coding sequence ATGAAAAACGAAATCTTATTACAAAATGGTTTAAAAGTCACAAAAGCAAGAAAGCTTATAATATCGATTTTAGAAAAATCTGAACAGCCTATCTCTGCAGAAGATTTGTATGAGATTTTCAAGAAAAAAGAAGACTCCAATCTGTCTACGATTTACAGAAATTTAAAAATATTAAAAAATAAAGAAATAGTTGAAGTTGTTTGTGAAATTGACGGCATTTCATATTACAGATTAAAAGGCAAAAAACATAAACACAGTATAATCTGTGAATCTTGCGGCAAAATCATACCTATTGATCACTGCCCAGTAGAAAAAATTGAGATGGATTTGGAAGACAAAACAGGTTTTAAAATCGACTCACATTCTCTTGAATTTAGAGGGATTTGTCCAGATTGCCAAAACAAAAATGAATAG
- a CDS encoding DegT/DnrJ/EryC1/StrS family aminotransferase gives MNILFSPPDISDKEIEEVVDALKSGWITTGPKTKQLEKNLQEYTQSKKTCCFNSATAALECALRILGVNGKKDECITSAYTYTASCSVIDHLDATIKLVDVQKDSYFMDYDKLYDSINENTKAIIPVDIAGVPVDYDKIYEVIEAKKSIFRPSNEIQESLGRVALISDSAHALGSTYKGKKIGSFQDIASFSFHAVKNFTTAEGGMLAINIGDVDKIYNDLQLFSLHGQNKDALAKTKLGAWEYDIKGLYYKYNMPDILAAIGLAQLERYDDLLARRKEIIKMYNDGFDNTSISYLNHFGKDYTSNGHLYLTRVEGINEETRNDIIVKMAEKGIATNVHYKPIAMMTGYKNLGFDIKDYPNTFEQYKNEITLPLHTLLSDDEVAYVIETYKDIVSGK, from the coding sequence ATGAACATTTTATTTTCACCACCTGATATTTCTGATAAAGAAATTGAAGAAGTGGTAGACGCATTAAAATCCGGTTGGATTACAACTGGACCAAAAACCAAACAATTAGAAAAAAACTTACAAGAATATACACAATCGAAAAAGACTTGTTGCTTTAATTCGGCAACTGCTGCATTGGAATGTGCGCTTAGAATTTTGGGCGTAAATGGTAAAAAAGATGAATGTATTACTTCGGCTTACACTTATACTGCAAGCTGTTCAGTTATAGATCATTTGGATGCTACGATTAAATTGGTAGACGTTCAAAAAGATTCCTACTTTATGGATTATGATAAATTGTATGATTCTATAAATGAAAATACTAAGGCTATTATTCCAGTTGATATCGCAGGCGTTCCTGTTGATTACGATAAAATTTACGAAGTAATTGAAGCAAAGAAATCAATATTCAGACCTTCTAATGAAATACAAGAATCTTTGGGTAGAGTTGCTTTAATTTCTGATAGCGCTCATGCATTAGGTTCAACTTATAAAGGCAAAAAAATTGGATCATTCCAAGATATAGCATCTTTCTCATTCCATGCTGTTAAAAACTTTACTACAGCAGAAGGCGGAATGCTTGCTATAAATATTGGCGATGTAGATAAGATTTACAATGATTTACAATTATTCTCACTACATGGACAAAACAAAGATGCATTAGCGAAAACAAAATTAGGTGCATGGGAATACGACATTAAAGGTCTTTATTACAAATACAATATGCCTGATATATTAGCGGCAATTGGCCTTGCACAATTAGAAAGATACGATGATTTATTAGCTAGAAGAAAAGAAATAATCAAAATGTATAACGATGGTTTTGATAATACATCAATTAGTTATTTGAATCATTTTGGAAAAGATTATACAAGTAATGGTCATTTGTATTTAACAAGAGTTGAAGGTATCAACGAAGAAACTCGTAACGATATAATCGTTAAGATGGCAGAAAAAGGTATTGCTACGAACGTTCACTACAAGCCAATCGCGATGATGACTGGATACAAAAATTTAGGATTTGACATAAAAGATTATCCTAATACTTTTGAACAATACAAAAACGAAATAACATTGCCACTTCACACATTATTATCAGATGATGAAGTAGCATATGTAATCGAAACTTACAAGGATATAGTTAGTGGTAAATAA
- a CDS encoding sugar transferase, translating into MNNRVDEILKNSKFNLFIKRLFDILASLFGILVMAIPMIIISIAIKLDSKGPVFFKQKRVKKNNENFTILKFRTMVVDAPKLGMAITVGDDPRITKVGKFLRKTKLDEFPQLFNVLVGDMSFVGPRPEVRKYVDMYSDSDRDILKIRPGITDLASIKYRDESEILDKSDNPEKTYVEEIMPNKIELNKQYIENINLLNDIKIILQTLKIL; encoded by the coding sequence ATGAACAATCGAGTAGATGAAATCCTTAAAAATAGCAAATTTAATCTTTTCATCAAAAGATTATTTGATATTTTAGCATCTTTATTTGGTATTTTGGTTATGGCAATCCCAATGATTATAATTTCCATAGCTATAAAACTAGATTCAAAAGGTCCCGTGTTTTTCAAACAAAAAAGAGTTAAGAAAAATAATGAGAATTTTACGATTTTGAAATTTAGGACGATGGTTGTGGATGCTCCAAAATTGGGAATGGCAATAACAGTTGGAGACGATCCTAGAATAACAAAAGTAGGAAAGTTTTTGAGGAAAACTAAATTAGATGAGTTTCCACAATTGTTCAATGTATTAGTCGGAGATATGAGTTTTGTTGGACCAAGACCAGAAGTTAGAAAATACGTCGATATGTATTCGGATTCGGACAGAGATATTTTGAAGATTAGACCAGGAATTACCGATTTAGCAAGTATAAAATACAGAGATGAATCAGAAATTTTGGATAAGTCCGACAATCCTGAAAAAACTTATGTGGAAGAAATTATGCCGAATAAAATCGAACTAAACAAACAATACATTGAAAATATTAATTTATTAAATGATATAAAAATAATTCTTCAAACATTGAAGATTTTATAG
- a CDS encoding glycosyltransferase family 4 protein, whose protein sequence is MNIWIINHYIDVPGKGRYLRHYNFAKELQKRGHNVTLFTASTTHGTDLNVINDEKKYKEEIIDSLKFVYIKAKNYTGNGKDRVINMIQFYKNLLSVSKKYSGVDVVYCSAPHSLTWLASRKIAKNNHAKLICETRDLWPETFIEMGKFSKNHPVAKILYAIEKSVYKSSDALIFTMEGGKDYLKSRGINRDNVFHINNGVVLEDFNESIKKYHLEDVDLDDKNIFKVVYTGALGRANQVDTLIDAMNKLSDYEDIKLIVYGKGEFEASLIKKVRENSQKNVVFKGSVDKRYVPSIVTRSDLNVITGQDINLYKYGMSFNKLFEYLAANKPILSNLKCNYDIIEKFNCGKTVKSGSADALKEGILYFYNLKDIDYKQFCENSKEAAANYDYKILTDKLEDIFKTLNGGF, encoded by the coding sequence ATGAATATTTGGATTATAAATCATTATATTGATGTTCCAGGGAAGGGTAGATATTTAAGGCATTATAATTTTGCAAAAGAATTACAAAAAAGAGGACATAATGTTACTTTATTTACAGCATCTACTACACATGGAACAGATTTAAATGTGATTAATGATGAAAAAAAATATAAAGAAGAAATAATTGATTCCTTGAAATTTGTATATATTAAGGCAAAAAATTACACTGGGAATGGTAAAGACCGTGTAATTAATATGATACAATTCTATAAAAATCTATTGTCAGTATCTAAAAAATACTCTGGGGTTGATGTTGTTTATTGTTCTGCACCTCATAGTTTAACTTGGTTAGCTTCAAGGAAAATAGCCAAAAACAATCACGCTAAATTAATTTGTGAAACAAGAGATTTATGGCCAGAAACTTTTATAGAAATGGGTAAGTTCAGTAAAAATCATCCTGTGGCAAAAATCCTATATGCGATTGAGAAATCTGTGTATAAGTCTTCAGATGCTTTAATATTCACAATGGAGGGCGGAAAAGACTATCTGAAATCAAGAGGAATTAATAGAGATAATGTATTTCACATAAATAATGGGGTTGTACTAGAAGATTTCAATGAATCAATAAAAAAATATCATTTGGAAGATGTAGATTTAGATGATAAAAATATCTTTAAAGTTGTTTATACAGGCGCTTTAGGACGAGCAAATCAAGTTGATACTTTGATTGATGCAATGAATAAACTTTCTGATTATGAAGATATAAAACTTATTGTTTATGGGAAAGGTGAATTTGAAGCAAGCCTTATAAAAAAAGTTAGAGAAAATTCACAAAAAAATGTTGTTTTTAAAGGTTCTGTTGACAAAAGATATGTACCTTCTATAGTTACAAGATCAGATTTGAATGTAATTACTGGACAAGATATTAATTTATATAAATATGGAATGAGTTTTAACAAGCTATTTGAGTATTTAGCTGCAAACAAACCTATATTATCTAATTTAAAATGTAATTATGATATTATTGAAAAATTTAACTGTGGTAAGACAGTAAAAAGTGGTTCTGCAGATGCTTTAAAGGAAGGAATATTGTACTTTTATAATTTAAAAGATATTGATTATAAACAATTTTGTGAAAATTCTAAAGAAGCAGCAGCAAATTATGATTACAAAATTTTAACTGATAAATTGGAAGATATATTTAAAACTTTAAATGGGGGATTTTAA
- a CDS encoding DegT/DnrJ/EryC1/StrS family aminotransferase, with amino-acid sequence MNIPLLNLKRQYKDIEEEVNANVLECFKNAQYIMGENVKQFEKEIAEKIGVKHAITVGNGTDALIIALKSLGIKEGDEVITTDYTFFATAEAIRFVGATPVFCDVELDTYNIDPSQIEEKITDKTKAIICVHLFGNACKMDEINDIAKRHNLYVVEDAAQAINSQYKGKNVGNLGDIACFSFFPTKNLGCFGDGGMITTNDDDLATIIRALKVHGSGENGMKAYAILNDEEVEVVEQNSGDNTVYNPLKYYNYLIGHNSRLDEIQAAILRIKLKHLDEYTENRRSISHKYIDALKDTSLVMPTETEGGKHVFHLFILQSENREEIESKLKEKGIATGTYYKVPMHLQKAFNDLGYKKGDFPNAEYLSERTFAIPLFPEMNDEEREYIINSIKEIV; translated from the coding sequence ATGAATATACCATTGTTGAATTTGAAAAGACAATATAAAGACATTGAAGAAGAAGTAAACGCAAATGTATTAGAGTGTTTCAAAAATGCACAATATATAATGGGTGAAAATGTTAAACAATTTGAAAAAGAAATAGCCGAAAAAATAGGTGTTAAACATGCGATTACAGTTGGAAATGGGACTGATGCTTTGATTATAGCTTTGAAGTCTTTGGGAATCAAAGAAGGAGACGAAGTTATAACCACTGATTATACTTTCTTTGCAACAGCTGAAGCTATAAGGTTTGTTGGAGCTACACCTGTATTTTGTGATGTTGAATTGGATACTTATAATATCGATCCTTCTCAAATAGAAGAAAAAATTACAGACAAAACAAAGGCAATTATTTGTGTTCATTTATTTGGAAATGCATGTAAAATGGATGAAATAAATGATATTGCCAAGAGACATAATTTGTATGTTGTTGAAGATGCAGCACAAGCAATTAATTCACAATATAAGGGCAAAAATGTTGGTAATTTAGGGGATATAGCTTGTTTCTCATTCTTCCCTACAAAAAATTTGGGATGCTTTGGTGATGGTGGAATGATCACAACTAATGATGATGATTTGGCAACTATTATAAGAGCATTGAAGGTTCACGGTAGTGGCGAAAACGGAATGAAAGCTTACGCTATATTAAATGATGAAGAAGTTGAGGTTGTGGAACAAAATTCAGGTGACAACACTGTTTACAATCCATTGAAATACTACAATTATTTAATCGGTCACAATTCAAGATTAGACGAAATCCAAGCTGCTATTTTGAGAATTAAATTAAAACACTTAGACGAATATACGGAAAATAGAAGAAGTATTTCACACAAATACATCGACGCTTTGAAGGATACTTCATTGGTAATGCCAACAGAAACTGAAGGCGGAAAGCACGTTTTCCATTTATTTATTTTACAATCAGAAAACAGAGAAGAAATAGAATCAAAATTAAAAGAAAAAGGCATCGCTACTGGAACTTATTACAAGGTGCCAATGCATTTACAAAAAGCTTTTAATGATTTAGGATATAAGAAGGGAGATTTCCCTAATGCGGAATATCTTTCAGAAAGAACTTTTGCTATTCCATTGTTCCCAGAAATGAACGATGAGGAAAGAGAATATATTATTAATTCTATAAAGGAGATAGTATAA
- a CDS encoding acyltransferase has protein sequence MDFFAHESCYIDEETKIGKGTKIWHFSHVMSGSTIGENCNIGQNVVISPDVTLGNNCKVQNNVSVYTGVVCEDGVFLGPSCVFTNVINPRAFIEKKDEYRKTTIKEGASIGANATIVCGNTIGKYAIIGAGAVVTKDVGDYEIVVGNPARHHGYACSCGENLKRVSLTDYICEKCDKKYLLNDYKLSEVSNE, from the coding sequence ATGGACTTTTTTGCTCATGAATCTTGCTATATAGATGAAGAGACAAAGATCGGTAAAGGTACTAAAATTTGGCATTTTAGTCATGTAATGTCAGGTAGCACTATTGGAGAAAATTGTAATATTGGTCAAAATGTTGTGATTTCTCCAGATGTTACGCTTGGTAATAATTGTAAAGTTCAAAATAATGTTAGTGTGTATACTGGTGTTGTTTGTGAAGATGGTGTGTTCTTAGGACCTTCTTGTGTGTTTACAAATGTTATTAATCCAAGGGCTTTTATTGAGAAAAAAGATGAATATCGAAAAACAACTATTAAAGAAGGCGCGTCTATTGGCGCCAATGCGACTATTGTTTGTGGAAACACAATTGGCAAATATGCTATAATTGGAGCAGGAGCAGTTGTTACAAAAGATGTCGGGGATTACGAAATTGTAGTAGGAAATCCAGCTAGACATCATGGATATGCATGTTCATGTGGAGAAAATCTAAAAAGAGTTTCCCTCACAGATTATATATGTGAAAAATGTGACAAGAAATATTTATTAAATGATTATAAATTGAGTGAGGTATCAAATGAATAA
- a CDS encoding nucleotide sugar dehydrogenase, with product MNNLKEELLGKIEDKSLVVGVVGLGYVGLPLAVEKAKAGYTVIGFDVQPEKVQMVNDGVNYIGDVVDSELKAIVESGKLRATSDFESVASCDFIAIAVPTPLDIYQQPDISYVEKSTTDVSKHLKKGSIVVLESTTYPGTTEELMRPILENGSGLKCEEDFYLAFSPERVDPGNKQYKTKNTPKVVGGIGSESTEVAAALYRNVLEGEVMTVSSPRVAEMEKILENTYRNVNIGLVNEFAKLANKMDINMWEVVDAAKTKPYGYQAFYPGPGVGGHCIPLDPFYLTWKAREYDVHMPIIEASGTVNDSMPEWVVDRSMKILSRKFKKPLNGSKVLILGIAYKKDIDDLRDSPAFVVMDKFREEGAIIDYYDGFNPSYFNPDGSKTYSLKEINPEVVKGYDLVVITADHTNVDYQMVVDNAPFVFDTKYATRNVENNRDKIELL from the coding sequence ATGAATAATTTAAAAGAAGAATTATTGGGCAAAATCGAAGATAAATCTCTAGTAGTAGGGGTTGTGGGATTAGGTTATGTAGGATTGCCATTAGCGGTTGAAAAAGCAAAAGCTGGTTACACTGTCATTGGATTTGATGTACAACCTGAAAAAGTTCAAATGGTTAACGATGGAGTTAACTACATTGGTGATGTAGTTGATTCAGAATTAAAAGCTATCGTTGAATCTGGAAAATTAAGAGCTACAAGTGATTTTGAATCAGTTGCAAGTTGCGATTTCATAGCTATTGCTGTTCCAACACCATTGGATATTTACCAACAACCAGATATTTCTTACGTTGAAAAATCAACTACAGATGTTTCTAAACATTTGAAAAAAGGATCTATCGTTGTCTTAGAATCCACTACTTATCCAGGAACTACTGAAGAATTAATGAGACCTATATTGGAAAATGGTTCAGGCTTGAAATGTGAAGAAGATTTTTACTTAGCATTTTCTCCTGAAAGAGTAGATCCAGGTAATAAACAATACAAAACTAAGAACACTCCAAAAGTTGTTGGAGGAATTGGTTCAGAATCTACAGAAGTTGCAGCAGCATTGTACAGAAATGTACTTGAAGGAGAAGTTATGACTGTATCTTCACCAAGAGTTGCTGAAATGGAAAAAATTCTTGAAAACACATACAGAAATGTAAACATCGGATTGGTAAATGAATTTGCCAAATTAGCTAATAAAATGGATATCAATATGTGGGAAGTAGTAGACGCTGCTAAGACAAAACCTTATGGATATCAAGCATTCTATCCAGGTCCTGGTGTAGGTGGACACTGTATACCATTAGATCCATTCTATTTGACTTGGAAAGCTAGAGAATACGATGTACACATGCCAATCATAGAAGCAAGTGGTACTGTAAATGATAGTATGCCTGAATGGGTTGTAGATAGATCAATGAAGATTTTATCTAGAAAATTCAAAAAACCTTTAAATGGTTCAAAAGTTTTAATTTTAGGTATTGCTTACAAAAAAGACATCGACGATTTAAGAGATTCACCAGCATTTGTTGTTATGGATAAGTTCAGAGAAGAAGGAGCTATTATCGATTACTATGATGGATTCAATCCTTCATACTTCAATCCAGATGGATCCAAGACTTACTCATTAAAAGAAATTAATCCTGAAGTAGTTAAAGGTTATGATTTAGTGGTTATAACTGCAGATCATACAAATGTTGATTATCAAATGGTTGTAGACAATGCACCATTTGTATTTGATACAAAATACGCTACAAGAAATGTAGAAAACAATAGAGATAAGATAGAATTATTATAA
- a CDS encoding Gfo/Idh/MocA family protein yields the protein MQKIKCAIIGCGRISYKHVEGIANNDSEMELVAVCDIIEERAIEKRNEYLERFPDRDVKVYTDYKKMLEEVDIDMCSISTESGYHGEIALYCLEQSKHVLIEKPMAMSLEEIDKINKLADEKGLKVGVCHQNRFNPPIQKLKKTIDANKFGKMTNITARVLWNRNQNYYNLAPWRGTKALDGGTLMNQCIHALDLLLWMMDDELVSVKAETETFLRDIEMEDYGVILMRFKSGRIGLLEGSADVYPKNLEETISVFGSTGTAVIGGLAVNEIKTWVFEDESETAELEDDKSIDNVYGNGHTPLYKDFIHAINTDTQPLINGHEGRKPVEVLMKAYGWID from the coding sequence ATGCAAAAAATTAAATGCGCAATCATTGGTTGTGGTAGAATTTCTTATAAACACGTAGAAGGAATTGCAAACAATGATTCAGAAATGGAATTGGTTGCAGTATGCGATATTATTGAAGAAAGAGCAATCGAAAAAAGAAATGAATATTTGGAAAGATTTCCTGACAGAGATGTAAAAGTATACACTGATTACAAAAAAATGTTAGAAGAAGTCGACATCGATATGTGTTCAATTTCAACAGAAAGTGGTTACCACGGTGAGATAGCTCTTTACTGCTTAGAACAATCAAAACACGTTTTGATTGAAAAACCAATGGCCATGAGTTTGGAAGAAATCGATAAAATTAATAAGTTAGCTGATGAAAAAGGATTAAAAGTTGGGGTATGTCACCAAAACAGATTTAATCCTCCAATTCAAAAATTGAAAAAAACAATTGATGCTAATAAATTTGGCAAGATGACAAACATCACAGCAAGAGTTTTATGGAACAGAAATCAAAACTACTATAACTTAGCACCATGGAGAGGAACAAAGGCTTTAGATGGTGGTACATTGATGAACCAATGTATACACGCACTAGACTTATTGTTATGGATGATGGATGATGAATTAGTAAGCGTAAAAGCTGAAACAGAAACTTTCCTAAGAGATATAGAAATGGAAGATTACGGTGTAATTTTGATGAGATTTAAGAGCGGTAGAATTGGACTATTGGAAGGTAGTGCCGATGTATATCCTAAAAATCTTGAAGAAACTATTTCTGTATTTGGATCGACAGGAACTGCCGTTATCGGTGGGTTAGCTGTTAACGAAATAAAAACTTGGGTATTTGAAGATGAATCTGAAACCGCAGAATTGGAAGATGACAAATCAATCGATAATGTGTACGGGAACGGACACACTCCATTATACAAAGATTTCATTCACGCAATAAATACCGATACTCAACCATTAATTAATGGTCATGAAGGAAGAAAACCAGTTGAAGTTTTAATGAAAGCTTACGGCTGGATTGACTGA
- a CDS encoding 3-hydroxyacyl-CoA dehydrogenase — translation MKFKNVTVAGGGVLGSQIAFQTAFKGFDVNVWLRSEGSVERAKPRFDALKETYLSILDRIKVGLSDEKTVNSVIIPRGISTEQLAIDDIENLKKDVEEGFNRIHLLTDLEKSVENCDLLIEAVSENPEQKSDFYKNLAKVLNDNTIVATNSSTLLPSSFKDLLPHPEKYLALHFANEIWNNNTAEIMGHSETSHEAFDEVVSFAKDIGMIPLKLKKEQPGYLLNSLLVPLLDAAMTLKALDIADIEDIDNAWRYGTGAPFGPFQILDVVGLKTAYNITLNKPDVNDKNSVAYQIAQMLKKYIDENKLGRGTKEGFYKY, via the coding sequence ATGAAATTTAAAAATGTTACAGTTGCTGGTGGAGGCGTTTTGGGATCTCAAATAGCTTTTCAAACTGCATTTAAAGGTTTTGATGTAAACGTATGGCTAAGAAGTGAAGGTTCTGTAGAGAGAGCTAAGCCACGTTTTGATGCATTAAAAGAAACATATCTAAGTATACTAGATAGAATTAAGGTTGGATTATCCGATGAAAAAACTGTTAACTCGGTAATTATACCTAGAGGTATATCTACTGAACAATTAGCAATTGATGATATTGAAAATTTAAAAAAAGATGTAGAAGAAGGATTCAATAGAATTCATCTTTTAACAGACTTAGAAAAATCAGTTGAAAATTGTGATTTATTAATTGAAGCTGTTTCTGAAAATCCAGAACAAAAATCAGATTTTTATAAAAATTTGGCAAAAGTATTAAATGATAATACTATAGTTGCAACAAATTCATCAACATTATTACCAAGTTCATTCAAGGATTTACTTCCTCATCCAGAAAAATATCTTGCTCTTCATTTTGCAAATGAAATTTGGAACAATAATACAGCAGAAATTATGGGACACAGCGAAACTTCCCATGAAGCATTCGATGAAGTAGTAAGTTTTGCAAAAGATATAGGAATGATTCCATTAAAATTAAAGAAAGAACAACCTGGATATCTACTAAATTCATTATTAGTTCCATTATTAGATGCTGCAATGACTCTAAAGGCTTTGGACATAGCTGACATTGAAGACATAGACAACGCTTGGAGATATGGAACAGGCGCTCCATTTGGACCTTTCCAAATTCTAGATGTAGTTGGTCTTAAAACTGCATATAATATAACTTTAAATAAACCAGATGTAAATGATAAAAATTCTGTAGCATATCAAATCGCTCAAATGCTAAAGAAATATATAGATGAAAATAAATTAGGTAGAGGAACAAAAGAAGGCTTCTACAAATACTAA
- the amaP gene encoding alkaline shock response membrane anchor protein AmaP produces MSGFKKFVHILFSILLILFSLVMFFTVFNFGQVSYNLRELMMNEVCFYILAVIGALILLGALIIMFKAILSDNLSDFLISKDKDGEVMISTDALENTVKSTVNKFNDVRTSNVNVRVNNSNEPYMNCDVEVGVRDMSNVGGLGENIKNDIKTNLETLTGYKVKDITVKFLDLAKSTNKRVV; encoded by the coding sequence ATGAGTGGATTTAAAAAATTTGTCCATATATTGTTTTCAATATTACTAATTTTGTTTTCTTTAGTAATGTTTTTCACAGTATTCAATTTTGGACAAGTTAGTTATAATCTCAGAGAGCTCATGATGAATGAGGTATGCTTTTATATATTAGCAGTTATTGGAGCCTTAATTTTACTAGGGGCACTTATAATAATGTTTAAAGCAATACTCTCTGATAATTTAAGTGATTTCTTGATCTCAAAAGACAAGGATGGAGAAGTTATGATATCTACAGATGCACTTGAAAACACTGTTAAAAGTACTGTAAATAAATTTAATGATGTCAGAACTTCTAATGTTAATGTAAGAGTCAACAATTCAAATGAACCGTATATGAATTGTGATGTAGAGGTTGGAGTAAGGGATATGTCAAATGTAGGAGGTCTTGGTGAAAATATCAAAAATGATATCAAGACTAATCTGGAAACTTTAACTGGATACAAAGTTAAAGATATTACTGTAAAATTCTTGGATTTGGCAAAATCTACTAACAAAAGGGTAGTATAG
- a CDS encoding DUF2273 domain-containing protein: MNNNNMLDNFQSPDEEKKIIFVKEDPKDKFDERLIKNLSGLRKPTKYGILGVIIALSFLKLGFWATILILLLFGIGYGYGLYKEGNPKFIRFLMNLFRK, encoded by the coding sequence ATGAACAATAACAATATGTTGGACAATTTTCAATCCCCAGATGAAGAAAAGAAAATAATTTTTGTAAAAGAAGATCCAAAAGATAAATTTGACGAAAGATTAATAAAAAATTTATCTGGATTAAGGAAACCGACTAAGTATGGAATTTTAGGTGTAATAATTGCACTTTCATTTTTAAAGCTTGGTTTTTGGGCAACAATCTTAATACTATTACTTTTTGGTATAGGTTATGGTTATGGATTGTATAAAGAAGGTAATCCTAAATTTATCAGATTTTTGATGAATTTATTTAGGAAATAA